A region of the Planktothrix tepida PCC 9214 genome:
ACCCAAGGTTATCGGGCTACCCGTGTGATTATCGCTAAACGCTATCAAGAATTAATCAGTGCCTATTTAGAACGCAGTGCCCCTTGGCGGAATGGGACAGATACCACACAACCGAGACTATACGGTTTACCTGTGGAATTTAGCCCCGATGCGAAGGATGAACCGTGCTGGGATGTGATTAATTTTGATTTAGATAAAGAACAGGGAGTACCCGTCCGTTATCCCTATTTTCGATTATTTGAATAGGGGGAAATTCATGCACCATGCGTCAATTCGGACGGCTAATATTCATCGAGCGATCGCTTTTTATGAAACCCTGGGATTTACGGTTTGTGAACGGTTTACAACGGGATATACCTTAGCGTGTTGGATGGAAGGGTTAAACGGACGAATTGAATTAATTGAAATTCCCCAACCGAAACCCGCCCCCGATGCGTTCTCGGATGAGCATTATGTCGGCTATTATCATCTTTCGTTTGATTTAACGGATCAAGTTTCTGATTTAGCCAGTTGGTTGAATCATCTTCAACATCAGTTTAATCAAGGAGTTACAGAACAGCCCAATTTATTTCAACCGTTAAAAATTCTATTAGAACCTATGCAACAAATGATCGGAGATCGGGTGTATGAAGTCATGTTTATTGCGGACACAGACGGTTTACCCTTAGAATTTATCCGCATTTTGTCGGCTGTCTAAGCAATTTCCACCCATTTCCTAAGAATGTTGTTCATAAAAATATAGAATTCAAAGTTTCCAAACTTGATATAATTCTCCCAAAAGTTTAGATCAAAACTTTGAAACCTAGAGAATTTCTGTTTTTTTTTAAATAAAAGGGTAAAAACATGATAAAATTTAATTTTGATTTTAAATTATTATTTAAACAAATTTTTGTTGGTTTAGGTTTATTATTGATCCTAATTTTGGAATTGAATTCTATTGAGATTCAACCTGCTTTCGCTGCGGTTGATTTATCCCGTCAACCGGCAACGGAAGTTACCGTTAGTTTAAGTAATGAATCAGGAGAATTAAAATTTTTCCCGGATCACTTCCAATTTGAAGCTGGAAAACCCTATAAATTAATCTTAAAAAATCCGAGTCCCGGTAAACATTATTTCACCGCTAAAGATTTTGCGGATATGAGTTGGACACAAAAAGTTGAGTCTGGAAAATTAGAAGTTAAAGGTGCAATTCACGATTTAGAATTAAAACCGGGTGGGGAAGCAACCTGGGTATTCGTTCCCATCAGAACCGGAACTTATAGTTTACGCTGTTCTATCCCCGGACATACTGAAGCCGGAATGAAAGGGGAAATTATTATTACCGAGAACTCGTGATTACAGTTGTTAGTATCTTGATTTTTGTAAAGAATAAGTGAGCGCTCTTGATTTTATCAGGTGGCCATCGCTATTTCTTTGCTTTTTTTCCTCCGACCCATGAAACAGCCCTGGTTTATTAACGGGGGGTTAAGTTGCTCAAAACGTAAAGATTTATTAATAAAATTTAGCTGAGGTAAAGCTTTATGCTCTGGATTTAAAGATTGAGTGAAACTAAGACCTATCAGAGTATAGAGGGAAACTGGATGAGGGTGATTATAGTATATTGATGAATATCAGGGGTATTATTCGCATATTTTCTGATGCAAAAACGGTTTTTCAACCGAGATCAGTTCCCAACCGAACTAATAATTAACACTGCATCTGAGGGAAATAGGGCTGACTGAAACCCACAACCCATAGGGAGACATTATGACAGGGTTAGAATTGGCTATTTTTATTGTAGGGCCGTTAGTTTCGTTTTTATTTGCGATCGCATTAACACCCAACAAACCGGAGATCGTTTCTGATCAGGAACATTCTCATATTTAATCAAACTTTAGGAGAGTTTGCAGGAGTTAGAGGAAAAGTCTCCTAAACTAGAGTCAGATTATTTTGACGCTGAAAATTGATCATGGGTTCCCCAAATTTTAAACGGTTTCCACAGATTCTACTGGGTGGTGTGAGTGGAATGTTTATTCTTAGCTTTTATTTTGGGCAAGTTGCTGTATCCTTGCCCCCTGTTGCGTTGTCAACTCAAAATCAGGTTCTTCCAACCGAGATTAATTCTTCTGAAGATGACATCGAAAAACCCCCTATTCCCCCTTTAGGAGAACCAGACCCCTTTATCCCCAGACAACCTTTCCCCCCTCCCAATTTAAAAAAGCCTGAAAAACCTTATTATTCTTTAATTCCAGACCGCTATAAAGGCAAAACGATTTATCAAGTTTCTCCTCGAAATCAAGAAAAAGTAATTGCCTTAACCTTTGATGATGGCCCTTGGTTAGAAACCTTAAAAGTTTTAGCGGTTTTACAACAGTTTGATATTAAAGCCACATTTTTTATTTTAGGTCGCAATTTACTATTATACCCTGAAATTATGCAACAAGTGGTTCAAGCGGGTCATGCGGTTGGGAATCATACTTGGACACATTCTTATCCCAAAATGGAACCTTTGCGGGCAAAATCAGAAATTGAAAATACATCAGCCAAATTACAGTTAATGACAGGGTTAAAAACCCGGTTATTTCGTCCTCCTGGAGGCATTTTAGATAATGGAACGGCGGAGTATGCTCGCAGTAAAAACTATGCGATTATTATGTGGTCAATTGATACGAAAGACTATCAACAAGCTTCGGCTGAAATTTTAGCAGATCGGGTTTTAAATCAAGCGCGTCCAGGGGATATTGTTTTAATGCACGATGGCGGTGGAAATCGGTTTCAAACAATACAATCCTTAAAGATTATCATTCCTGAATTACAAAAACGAGGCTATCGGTTTGTCACGGTTCCTGAATTATTAGCCTTATCTGAATAGTAGGGTGTGTAAGCTAACTTCCACGAACTAGGTAATCATTGATGGAATTTAGCCAACGCACTCTAGTCTCATCATTTCTCCAACCTTTGACAGATGAATTTTAGAGTTAAAACTCTTTAAACTAACAAAATGTTCAATGAATAAATTGAGTTTATACAGCCCCAAAACAAACAATTTTAAAGCTCAGATTGTTCATTCAAACTTTAATAGTCAATTCATCATCATTAGGAGAATAGCATGGCATTAAACTATAACGATTTATCTAAAAAACGAGTTGCAATTTTAATTGAAAATGGAGTCGAAGATGCAGAGTTTCTAATTCCTTATAATGCCTTTAAAATGTCCGAGGCAGAAACCGTTGTTCTCGGTTCTCGGATGAATGAAAAATACAAAGGAAAACAAGGAAAAATGACTCATTTCGCTGATGGGACGACCACAGAAGCGCGTCCAGAAGACTTTGATGCTGTGATTATTCCGGGGGGAATGGCACCCGATAAAATGCGCTGTAACCCCAATACAGTTAAATTTGTGCAGGCGATGATGGAGCAAGGAAAATGGGTCGCTGCGGTTTGTCATGGGCCCCAGGTATTAATTGAAGGAGATTTATTACGCGGAAAAAATGCAACGGGGTTTGTATCTATTCGCAAAGATATGATGAATTCTGGGGCGATTTATTTGAATAAGCCTTTAGTTGTTGATGGAAATTTAATTACCTCCCGTCAACCGGGAGATTTGGCTATTTTTACCACTGCTATTTTAAACCGATTAGGCTTAGGAAAACAGGCAGGTCTTCCTGATGAAAATAATACTTTAGCAGAATGGTGGAAATTAGCCGATGCTTGGGGAGGTTCAACCAAAGGAGAAATTGCTAAAGCCTTAAATACAGCTTTAGCGGGGGAACACTATTCTTTAGAAGCCTTAGAACAGTATGCCGAAAAAGCAGATTATCTGAAATTAAAGTTAATGTTGAAGGATTTTATTTCCCTTAAACGGCGACATATTGATCAATTAGAAACTCGTTTGCAAGAGTTAGGAGAAAAACCGAGTTTACCGTCAGCAATGGCTGAACCCTATGCGAAGTTAAAAAGCTGGTTACAGTCTAGTGATGATATAGCGGTTACAAAACGAGCATTAGGGGATATTCAAACAGGGGTTGTTGATGTTTTTAATTTACGGGTTCAAACCACTGACCCGGTTTCAACGGCATTATTTACTGAAATTGAACAACATTTAGCTGAACAAGAACAACAATTAGTCGAACTTTATCAAACCATGTTAGGGTCAAAATCTCCTGAACCTGCGACACCTTCTACGGGTGCTGCTATTAGTATGTAAGTTGTTTGAATTCAAGGCTTTAGCCCAACAATAAATTTTTTTGAGCGATCGCTTCTTGATTTAAAGAGGGGCGATCGCTATTTTATCGCGTAAATCTAAATGAATCTATAGATGATCTCTAAATACCCCGTAGAGACGCGCCATGGCGCGTCTCTACACAATACGGATGCGTAGCAAGTATTTAAAGATTTCATATAAGTTTAAATCAATTGTACAACTGTTTTGATTCCAAAATTATCGTAGGGGCGAGGTAGGACACAAGCCCCTACCTAGAAATCACAGTATTTTTGGGGATTAATAATTAGGCTGACTATTTTATAAAATTGATTTAGACTTGCTATATAGCGGTTTCCTATTCTATCTCCTAAACAGCCAAATCTTTTAATTGAATGGAATATGATATGTCATTTTATGATTGGGGTTCCGGGTTCAGGAAAGTCAACGATTGCTCAACAACTTGCGGAAATTACGCAGGGTGTGATTATTTCTACAGATCGAATTCGAGAACAGCTTTATGGGGAGGAAATTATTCAGGGAAATTGGTCAGAAATCGAAGCAGAAGTTTTAAAACAAATGGAAGCAGCAATCACTTCTTCTCAACCGATTATTTATGATGCGACTAATGCTTATCCTCAGTGGCGACTCGAACTATTAGAAAAAATTGCTTTAATTTCTCCTGAAATCTCTCGGTCTTGGGTGGCTTGGGTATTAGAAACCCCGATAGAAATTTGCAAACAATGGAATCAAAATCGCCAGCGCCACGTTCCTGAATCTGTTATTGAAGAAATGGGAAAAGCGATCGCCAATTTTCCTCCCACTTTATCAGAAGGATTTATTACCATTTATCCTGTAAAACCTGGATATCTCGATTTAAAAATTCTACTAATCACTAACTATTAACAGTCAACAATTAACTTAAAATCGCGTTTCATACTCAAACCGAATTTCACTTTCATTACCGAAATTTGTAGCTCCGCGTAACAATAAATTATCATTCAGACGATAATTAATATTAAATAGAAAAGGTTGATGAGCCGCTAAGACACGACTTAAAGACACATAGGTATTATTGGTTACATCTAAACCCACTTCAATTCCCACCCCTAATGCTGAAGCTCTTCCACTCGAACCTCGTTCAGCAACCCGTGAGGGATAAATTCTAAATTCCGTTAATCCCGTTGCATTAATAATATCCTGCTGTAGCTTACCAAATAATCCCGCGCTGGCAATATTTGCTAATACTAATGTACTATCATCTTGAATGCCTTGAATCACACTTCCACCCAATAAAGCGACTAATTCATTTTGAGAACGAGGCGGAGAACTTTGTAACTTAATAATATCATTAATTTCCGATGCCGGGCCGCGCACAAGGGCAACAATACGAATCGTTCGCACAGTTCCAAACCGAGACGGACTTAAGGCTTCCGTTTGTTCAGCCGGGAATGCAGAGGGAGGAGAAACAAACCGCACCGCTTCAGGAACACGGGTGACTAAGCGAACGTTTAAAATGGGGTCGAGTCCCTCAGAAGGAACAAAGATGGCTTGTTGAGGATAGCCTCGATCTAATCGTAATTGACTGGTATAAAGATTCACTTGTCCTCCCGTTAAGTCAATGGTTCCTTGAGGACGAATATCATTAATACTCGCTAAACTTCCATTCAATTGAATTGTTCCTTTGGCAGTAAAATTAATTAAAGGAGCATCTAAAATTGGGGGCGTCATGACTTGAATATTATCGGCTAATGTAAGTTTTAATCCATTTAAACTGACATTCACCGGTGATTGAGAATTTGTTTCTGGGGTATCGGTTGGTAAGGTGGCGGTTTCTTGAGACGGTAAAATCACTCTTCCCTTACTTAATACGACTTCTCCGCCTAATTTGGGTTTTAAAGCTGTTCCTGTAATTGTGATAGCACCGGAAGCATTTCCTTTATAGAGATCGGGTAAATTTAGGGTTAATTGATCTAAGCTTAATTGTAGAGGAGTTTGCAGATCGGGATCAGTTTCAGCCAAGGGAGAAGACACGGGTAAAACGCCACTTAAGAGGATATTTCCTGTTCCTTTATCTCCTTGTAATTCCCCTTTAATTTCTTTAACCTGAATGCGATCGCCTGTAAATAAAGCCGTTCCACTTAATCCTACAATAGACTGTTCTAAACTGCGGGCGGTTAAGACTGCATCTTGAATTTTAAATAACCCTTCCGGTTTGAGATTGAGTTTAATTCCTCCTGTTTCTGGTTGTTGCAAACTGCCACTAATTCTTAATTGGACTAACCCCTTTCCTTCTTGCCAATTTAACTCAGGATTCAGTAAATTAATCACCGCTAACCCTTCATCTTTAATATCCACTCGCACATCCACTAAATCGCTTTCTGGAGTGACTTTAGCAAAGGGTAATTTAAAGGGGAGAGTTCCTTTAAAAGCAATAGGATCAACTTCAGTAACTAATAAGCTACCTCCAAATCTTAAGCGAGCATTATTATAACTAAAACTGCTTTGAGCTTCTTGAACCGGATCACCATTGACTGTTGCTTCTAATAAAGTTAATTCTCCCGATGCTTGGGGATTATCTAAAGTTCCCCCAACACTCGCCCGCACATTTAATTGTCCGGTTAAATCAACATTCGGTAAATCGACAATTTTTTCAATTTCTTCTAAGCGGATATTTTTAACTCGTAATTGACCAGAGGGTTGTTGATTGGCTAAATTTAATTGTCCGCGAAAATCATATAATGTTGCACCCGAACGCAGTTGTATAGGTTCAACTCGTAAAACATTATCAGCGAAATTAGCGTCTAATAGAAACTGATCAGCCCTATATTTTCCATAGTTCCAATCTTCACCTTTAACCGTTGCAGTCGCTTGAATTCCTGATTGAATTGAACCTTGAAAAGCAATTTCTCCGGTAAATTTTCCTTGTAAATCTTGTAAGGGAGGTAAAGGTTCCTTCGCGGCTTCTTCAATTGATTGTTGTAAGATGGCTTGAATTTCTGCAAATCGTCGTAATTGTTGCAATAATGTGGGATTTCCTGGTAAACCGACGGGTACTGGGGCGACTTCTGTAGCTGTTGCATAGTCAGGGGGTTTTAATCCTCTGGCTAAATCTTCTAAATTAAAGATTTTTAAGGCGGTTAAGACATCTTGTAAACTACCTTGGGGGATTTTAATGGTTCCTTCAAATTGATTGGATACAGTTGATAAATTTTGGGTATTGGGTGCGGAAAGACTGGCTAAAATTTCAGAAACCTGGGCTTTAGTATTAATTAAAACTTGAGTGATTCCCTTCTTCAGTTCAGCATCCGTTAAGGTTACAATTCCATTTTGATAATTAAAATTTCCTTTAAAGGAATCCGCTTGAATATATCCTAAAGCGGGTTCTTGAACAATAATATTTCCCGTTGCAGCAATTTGATTCAGGTTAAAACTGGCTAAATTAGAAACTGTAACTTGTCCCGATGCTATCCCTTTTAACAGTCCAATATCGAATTGGGCTAAAGGAGAAAAACTTAAAGTTTGTAGGGGAAATTGTTCTAAACTAATGTTTAAATTATTGCCTTGGGATTGTCCGACTAATAAGCTTTTATCCCGTTGAACTAAGAATGAAATCGGTAAGTATTTATCATCTAAAACCAGTTCTATTTTATCCTGTTCTCCTGCTAAAGCAACATTTACCTGCTGACCGGGACTAATATTAACGGTTCCTGCTAAAAGGGGATCAAAAGTGACATCCCGCAGGGCAAAATTATTTAATCTTAAATCTCCGTTTAAATTTAAGGCGGAAAGGGTTCCGGTTAACTTCCCATTAAAATTAACAATTCCCGCCACTAAAGGGCTATCTCCGGTTGTAACTTCTGGGGGTAAAATTGCTAAAATATTTTGAGCTAAGGGAGATTGTAAATCAAAATTATTGACCCGAACATTTAAGTTTAAATTTGAGAGTTGGAGAATACCATTTCCTTGAAATTCAACCCCAACAAACCCATCGGTTGAAAATCCTGGGGTTTCTGCTTTTTGAATATTAATTTGTTGACCATTCCAACTCGCAATGGCATCAAAGGGTTGTTTAATAATCGGTAATTCTGTTAGTTGTAATTGGCCTAAAGCTTGGATCGTTTTAGGATTAATAGAGGCTAGATTTCCTTGTCCCAAGATTTCAGTATTTAATAATCCTCGTAATAAAGGCATATTTTCTGCTTGGTCTAGCAGTCCATTTTGACGTAAATTAGCCATGAGTTCCGGGATTTGAGATTCGACTAACCGAGAGAACCGACTAAGGGCAATTTCATCTCCTTTAAAACCTGCTTTCCATTGTCCTTGTTGGGTTTCTCCAGTTGCTAAAACGAAGCCTCCTCCTTGACCTAAATTAACTTGTCCATCCAGACTTGCTATTAAGTTATTGGGTGAAAAATTGGTTAAATTTCCGCGAAAGTTAGCTGAACCTTGGAGAAATCCTCCTTGTAAATTTAAAGCGTTAATTTCAGCGACTAAACTGGGTTGTAAATTGGCTAAGGGTAATCCTAAATTAATTAAAGGTTGTAGAGGAATTTGATTGGTAATGACTTGAGCTATTAACTGATTATTTTGTAATTGTCCTTCTGCATTAATCGTACCGCCAAAATTACCTAAATTAACTTGTCCTGATGCGTTAGCAATTAGCGTATTTAGGTTTAAGTTATCTAAATTTCCGGTAATATTTCCCCCCCCAGTTAAACGACTATTCCGCAGGTCAATTGTTTGAATTTGAGTTTTAACATTATTGGGTAAATTAGCAAGGGGTAAGCCTAAATTAATCCAAGGATTTAATTGAATATCTCTGGCGTTAAATTCGCCTTTAAACTGTCCTTGATTGATTTGGCTATTGGCGGTAATGATTCCCCCTAAATTTCCTAAATTAATTATTGTTTTTGCGTTTCCCGTGAGGCTATTCGGGGTAAAATTTTCTATATTTCCGTTGAGAGAACCTGCAATTTGTAAAGTTCCTTGGCTGAAATCTAAGTTTTGCAGTTGTGCGGTTGTGGTCTGGGGTAAATTTGCTAAGGGTAATCCAATATTAATTAATCGAGGTAAGGCTAAATTATCGCTGGAAAATTCCGTTTTAAATAGTCCGTTTTGCAGTTGAGCGATCGCATTAATCGTGCTATCCCGAAAATTAAGTTGAATTTGACTATCTGCAATTAAAGTATTTAAAGAAAATCCCTTTAAATTTCCTGATAATTTTGCAGCGAGATTCAAACGACCATCAGTTAAATCAACCGATTGAATTTGTTGTTTTGTCGCATTGGGTAGGGAGGCAAATAATAAGCCTAAATCTACTAAAGGCGTGATTGCAATTTGATTCCCTAAAATTTCAGCGTTCCAAATATCATTATTATTTTTTTGAGCAATCAGATTCAGATTACCGTTAGCAATTTCAACTTGTACTTTCGCCGTTGTTCCTGCAAATTGAGCTTGACCCAACATCGGATAGGTCACCGAGGGTAAGCTAAATTTAGCCTCACCTTTTAAGTTGTCTAAATTTCCAGAAACTTGAGCATTTGCGGATAAATTACCAATTCTAAAACTTGGTAAAAGTCCATAGGATTGAGCGATCGCATCCCCTGGAATATTATCTACAGTAAAATCTAACTTAACCGTCGGATTAAATTCGACTTTTCGGGTTGTAATTTCAGGCTTTGGAGGTAAGGTTGGGAGCGATTGATTCGGAGTGGGTTTTTGTTGACGGATAATGACTTTATCACCGGGTTTAAGCAGTTCCGGTTGGGTTCCTAATAATGCCGTTAATCCGTTTAATTGAACTTCTCCATTTCCCTTAACGGAACCGCCAACGGATGGTTGAATTAATAAATTTTGAATACCAATAACCGGATCGGCTAAAATTTTAAAATTGGGATCAAATTTGGCTAATAGATTAAAATCGGTTTGAATTGTATCAAAATAAATTCGATCAACTAACGTTTTTTGAGTAGTAGCAATCGTTCCTGAAATTTGAGGGGTTTGTAAATAGCCTTTTAAGTTGACATCAGCTTTTAATTCTCCCGTAATCGGAAACGGTAATTTCAGAGGTTCTCCTTGAATTCTTTCTACAGTTTTTAACAGCGTTGAAATTTGAACAGGTTTTAAATTAGCTGCTAAATTAACTTGAGTTTTAGCCAATTCTAAATTAGGATTTGTTAAAACAGATCCCTTCAGATTGAGAGCTAAATCCCCCATTGTTGTATTAAACTGATCAATAATCAGTTGAGTTCCCGCAAATCGCAATTTAGCTTGACTTAAATTAACCGTATCGGGAAGATTTTCAACCCCAACTTTAATTTGATCTAAATTTAACGTTCCTCGAACATCTAGGGGTTTATAATTCTCTAATTTAACGCTTAAATTTGTATTTAATTTCCCTTGTTTGACGGACACACCCGGAGTAGAAACAAACCAGGCGATTAAGGGTAAATCTATACGATTGGCTTGAATTTGGGCATTTACTCTGCCTGGTTCTAGTAAGGCATCTCCCTTAATTGCAAAGGTTCCCGTATCCCCAATTGTTCCAGCTAAATCTGCTTGAATTCGAGCATTATCTTCGCTTAAGTTAGCTCTAACTTGATCAACCCCAATTTTAATTGGTTTTTGCGTTTTAGTTCCTTGGGAATTAGCTTTCAAAATCTCATAAGGCATTAAATTAATTTGAGCCTTTTCAATGCCAATGGTTCTAAAAACTAAAGTAATGGCAGGATTCGGATCTAAATTTAGCTTTGTATTTAGCCAATTTCCTGATGCGTCTTCTTCGATATAAATATTAGGTTTAACTAATGTAATATCCAGTTGAACTTTGGGTTTATATAAGGATAAAAGGGAAAAATTAACTTCTACGGCTTCCGCTACAGCTTTATCAGTATCTGTTGCGGTAGGGGGAATAGATGAGTGACCAAAACGAATACTATTAAGGGTAAATCCTTCAACGGGGCCGACATTAACAGGCCGTTGTATAATAGTTTCTAAGGTACTGCCAATAATGGGTGCTAACCGATATCGAATAAACCAGGCGGCTGTTGTTCCCACTGTTAAGAGGGTGATTCCGCATCCGACACCCCCCCAAACCAGGATGCGCCTTAACCGTTGTCGGGGATGTAAAATTGGTTCAGAATTAGGATTAGGAGAATGAGTCATCTCAAATCTGGCTCTGGGTGAATCAAAACACTATTATAGAAGCAATTGAGACTTTAGCATTTTAGCAGTGAACTGCATAAAATAGTAGGTGGATAAAATTAATAACGTGTTAAGGCGAACTTCTGGTTCATCAAGTTGGATTCCTGTATCAATATTAAACTTAAATTGAGCGGGTTTTCTGAAGTTTACACTCGTTGATTAACAGGTAAGCTACAGCATTCTTATCAGTCAAAGTTTATTTAATTTTAATTAATTAAGTATTCTCCCGGAGTTAAATTTCTACAATCTATTCAATTATTACCTAAAATTCAGTGCATATACGGGGATAGCCACAAAATACAAGGGGAAAAACCCAATTTCGTTTTGACAATTATTAAAAAATGTTAAACACAAAAATATAAAAACTTTCTTAAGATTTCCGGGTATATTGAAAATACAAGCCAAGGAAACTGGAGCCATACATCTATGCTAGTCAGCCAACTCTTGAGGCAGTACGAAGAAGGGGAAACCAATTTTACAGAGGTAGACCTCCAAGGTGCAGACCTATCGGGTACGATTTTGATTGGCGTTAACCTTTCCAGAGCGAACCTGACGGGAGCCAACCTTAGTCGAGCCTTCCTGAGTCGGGTCAAATTGAATGGGGCCTGTTTGCATCGTGCTAATCTCAGTTATGCCAAAATGAACGAAGCAAAATTAGGGGATGCTAACCTGAGTAAAGCCAATTTGAGTGGTGCTTTTTTAGTCAAAGCTAAACTTCCTAATGCTAATTTGAGCGGTGCTATTTTGACGGGAGCTAATTTAAGACGCGCCACACTCCCTAATGCTAATTTATGCTCGGCAAATTTACAATTAACCAATTTAAGAGAAGCAAATTTAACGGGAGTTAACTTAAAATGGGCGAATTTAATCGCGGCAAAACTCAGTGGAGCCAACCTATTCGGAGCAGAATTAAACGGAGCTAATCTGCAAAAAGCTTATATGAATGGTCTTAAATTAAGTCGAGTTAATCTTGAGGGTGTAAATCTAAGTGAAGCTAGGCTTAATGGTGCAGATTTAGAAGATGCCACCTTAATTAATACTAACTTTAGTAAAGCTCAAATGCGAGGAATTCGGTTAACAAACGCAGATTTAACCGGGGCTAATTTAGAACGAGCGAGTCTGATGTGGGCTAATTTAAACTGGGCAAAATTACCTCAAGCTGACTTAAGGAATGCCGATTTAAGAGATGCGTCTTTATTGGGAGCAACCCTTGAAGGAACTCAATTTCAAGGCGCAAAATTACCTCAATCTTTAAAACTTT
Encoded here:
- a CDS encoding translocation/assembly module TamB domain-containing protein, whose amino-acid sequence is MTHSPNPNSEPILHPRQRLRRILVWGGVGCGITLLTVGTTAAWFIRYRLAPIIGSTLETIIQRPVNVGPVEGFTLNSIRFGHSSIPPTATDTDKAVAEAVEVNFSLLSLYKPKVQLDITLVKPNIYIEEDASGNWLNTKLNLDPNPAITLVFRTIGIEKAQINLMPYEILKANSQGTKTQKPIKIGVDQVRANLSEDNARIQADLAGTIGDTGTFAIKGDALLEPGRVNAQIQANRIDLPLIAWFVSTPGVSVKQGKLNTNLSVKLENYKPLDVRGTLNLDQIKVGVENLPDTVNLSQAKLRFAGTQLIIDQFNTTMGDLALNLKGSVLTNPNLELAKTQVNLAANLKPVQISTLLKTVERIQGEPLKLPFPITGELKADVNLKGYLQTPQISGTIATTQKTLVDRIYFDTIQTDFNLLAKFDPNFKILADPVIGIQNLLIQPSVGGSVKGNGEVQLNGLTALLGTQPELLKPGDKVIIRQQKPTPNQSLPTLPPKPEITTRKVEFNPTVKLDFTVDNIPGDAIAQSYGLLPSFRIGNLSANAQVSGNLDNLKGEAKFSLPSVTYPMLGQAQFAGTTAKVQVEIANGNLNLIAQKNNNDIWNAEILGNQIAITPLVDLGLLFASLPNATKQQIQSVDLTDGRLNLAAKLSGNLKGFSLNTLIADSQIQLNFRDSTINAIAQLQNGLFKTEFSSDNLALPRLINIGLPLANLPQTTTAQLQNLDFSQGTLQIAGSLNGNIENFTPNSLTGNAKTIINLGNLGGIITANSQINQGQFKGEFNARDIQLNPWINLGLPLANLPNNVKTQIQTIDLRNSRLTGGGNITGNLDNLNLNTLIANASGQVNLGNFGGTINAEGQLQNNQLIAQVITNQIPLQPLINLGLPLANLQPSLVAEINALNLQGGFLQGSANFRGNLTNFSPNNLIASLDGQVNLGQGGGFVLATGETQQGQWKAGFKGDEIALSRFSRLVESQIPELMANLRQNGLLDQAENMPLLRGLLNTEILGQGNLASINPKTIQALGQLQLTELPIIKQPFDAIASWNGQQINIQKAETPGFSTDGFVGVEFQGNGILQLSNLNLNVRVNNFDLQSPLAQNILAILPPEVTTGDSPLVAGIVNFNGKLTGTLSALNLNGDLRLNNFALRDVTFDPLLAGTVNISPGQQVNVALAGEQDKIELVLDDKYLPISFLVQRDKSLLVGQSQGNNLNISLEQFPLQTLSFSPLAQFDIGLLKGIASGQVTVSNLASFNLNQIAATGNIIVQEPALGYIQADSFKGNFNYQNGIVTLTDAELKKGITQVLINTKAQVSEILASLSAPNTQNLSTVSNQFEGTIKIPQGSLQDVLTALKIFNLEDLARGLKPPDYATATEVAPVPVGLPGNPTLLQQLRRFAEIQAILQQSIEEAAKEPLPPLQDLQGKFTGEIAFQGSIQSGIQATATVKGEDWNYGKYRADQFLLDANFADNVLRVEPIQLRSGATLYDFRGQLNLANQQPSGQLRVKNIRLEEIEKIVDLPNVDLTGQLNVRASVGGTLDNPQASGELTLLEATVNGDPVQEAQSSFSYNNARLRFGGSLLVTEVDPIAFKGTLPFKLPFAKVTPESDLVDVRVDIKDEGLAVINLLNPELNWQEGKGLVQLRISGSLQQPETGGIKLNLKPEGLFKIQDAVLTARSLEQSIVGLSGTALFTGDRIQVKEIKGELQGDKGTGNILLSGVLPVSSPLAETDPDLQTPLQLSLDQLTLNLPDLYKGNASGAITITGTALKPKLGGEVVLSKGRVILPSQETATLPTDTPETNSQSPVNVSLNGLKLTLADNIQVMTPPILDAPLINFTAKGTIQLNGSLASINDIRPQGTIDLTGGQVNLYTSQLRLDRGYPQQAIFVPSEGLDPILNVRLVTRVPEAVRFVSPPSAFPAEQTEALSPSRFGTVRTIRIVALVRGPASEINDIIKLQSSPPRSQNELVALLGGSVIQGIQDDSTLVLANIASAGLFGKLQQDIINATGLTEFRIYPSRVAERGSSGRASALGVGIEVGLDVTNNTYVSLSRVLAAHQPFLFNINYRLNDNLLLRGATNFGNESEIRFEYETRF
- a CDS encoding pentapeptide repeat-containing protein, giving the protein MLVSQLLRQYEEGETNFTEVDLQGADLSGTILIGVNLSRANLTGANLSRAFLSRVKLNGACLHRANLSYAKMNEAKLGDANLSKANLSGAFLVKAKLPNANLSGAILTGANLRRATLPNANLCSANLQLTNLREANLTGVNLKWANLIAAKLSGANLFGAELNGANLQKAYMNGLKLSRVNLEGVNLSEARLNGADLEDATLINTNFSKAQMRGIRLTNADLTGANLERASLMWANLNWAKLPQADLRNADLRDASLLGATLEGTQFQGAKLPQSLKLYLDLAITCSNLYQAHTQKCAIELRS